The Intrasporangium calvum DSM 43043 sequence ACCCCCCACGGGCCCTGCGCGAGATGGTTCGCGTGCTGCGCCGGGCCGGCCGGCTGGTGGTCATGGATCTGGTCGCCTCCACCGACCCGACCATCGCGGCGCGGCAGGACCACGTGGAGCGGCTGAGGGATGCGTCCCACGTCCGCATGCCGCCGCGCGGCGCGGTGCGCGACTGGCTCCAGGAGTGCGGTCTGGAGGTCGCCCAGGTGGCGGAGCGGCAGATCGACCGCCCGGTGAAGGGCTGGTTGCAGCAGTCGAAGACCGACGAGCACGCGGCCGCGCAGGTTCGCGCAGCACTGGAGGCGGATGTGGCCGGCGGCGAGAACACCGGCTTGCGGCCGCACGCGGTCGACGGCGAGCTGTGGTTCCACCAGACCTGGGAGCTCACTGTCGCGCGCGGTCGGGCTCGTGATGAGGCCCGGACGTGATCCCGGGATATGGCGCCCGTGATCCACAGCGTCCAGGCTGCCTCACTCCTTGATGCGTCAGATGCCGAGGTACGCGGCGCGGATCCCCTCGTTGGCGAGCAGCTCCTTGGCGGGGCCCTGCAGGGTGATGGAGCCGGTCTCGACGACGTACCCGCGGTCGGCGACCTCGAGGGCCTTCTTGAGGTTCTGCTCGACGAGCAGGATCGTCAGGCCCTCACCGGACAACCGGCGGATGACCTCGAAGACCTGGGTCACCACAACGGGGGCGAGGCCGAGACTCGGCTCGTCGAACATCAGCAGGCGTGGCCGGCTCATCAGGGCCCGGGCGATCGCGACCATCTGCTGTTCGCCCCCCGACATGGTCCCGGCGAGCTGTTTAGTGCGCTCGGCGAGCCTGGGGAAGAGGTCGAAGACGTACGCCAGCGTCTCGTCGCGGTGCTTGCGCGCGGACTTGGCGTAGCCGCCGAGCTCGAGGTTCTCGAGCACGGTCAAGGAGGGCCAGAGCTCGCGGCCCTCCGGGACGAGGTTCATGCCGAGCTCGGCCCGCGTGTGGCCGGGTTGGCCGGTGATCGGCTCCCCCTCGAAGATGATCTCGCCGCGCGCCACGGGCAGCAGCCCGGAGATGGCCCGCAGAGTGGTCGTCTTGCCGGCGCCGTTGGAGCCGACCAGCGTGACCACCTCGCCCTCCTTGACTTCCAGTGCGATGCCGCTCAGGGCGCGGGCGTCGCCGTAGTAGACGTCCAGGTCGCGGACCTCAAGCATCGTGGGCCTCCGGGGTCTCGGGGTCTTCGTCGTCACGGCCGAGGTAGGCCTCGATGACGTTGGGGTCGCGCACGACGTCCTCGGGCAGGCCCTCTGCGATCTGGCGACCGTGGTCGAGGACCATGACGCGATCCGAGAGGCCCATCACGGCGTGCATGACGTGCTCGATCATGATGATCGAGGTGCCCCGGTCGCGGATCTTCCGGATGAGGTCGACGAAGCGCTGGCCCTCCACCGGGTTCAGGCCCGCGACGACCTCGTCGAGCAGCAGCACCCGCGGGTTGGTCGCGAGCGCTCGAGCCACCTCCAGCCGCTTGCGCCCTCCGAGGGTCAGCTCGCCGGGGAGCGCGTCGACCCGGTCACCGAGACCGATGAACTCGAGAAGCCTCAGTGCGTGCTCGTGCGGAGTGCCGTGGCCCGGACCGGGGCGGCCGTAGTGGTGGCCGACGAGGACATTCTCGAGGACCGACAGCTTGGCGAACGGACGCACGAGCTGGTGCGTGCGGCAGATGCCCTGGTGCACCGAGCGGTGAGCGACCTTGCCACTGACCTCCTTGCCTTCGAGGAGGACACGTCCCTTCGTGGCCGGCGTCGAGCCGGCGGCGACGGAGAAGAGGGTCGTCTTGCCGGCGCCGTTGGGTCCGATCAGGCCGAGGATCTCGCCCTCGTTCAGGGTGAAGCTGACGTCGTCCACCGCCTTCAGACCGCCGAAGTACTTGCAGACCGACTCTCCGACCAGGATTGGGGTCGTCACTCGCGCTCTCCTTCATCGCTGTGGCCGCCCGACGCCGCGGGGATGGCGGTGGTCTCGGTGGGCGCCGGAAGCGCTCCAGCATCGTCGGCGCTGGCCGACGAACGGATGCCCCCGGCCGCCACGCCCGCGGGAGGCCGCCAGCCCAGGCGACGGGCGATCCGCATGATGAGCCCGCTCAGGCCCAGCGGCTCGAAGAGAATCACGATGATCAGCAGCAGGCCATAGAGGCCCAGGTAGAGCTGCGGGTAGCTGGCGAGCAGGAACTCCTGGATGACCACGAAGACGATGGCGCCGAGCGCTGGGCCCAGGATCGTGCCGATCCCACCGATGACGCCGATGAGGACGAACGAGATGGAGCGGTCGAAGCTGAACATGTCGAGCGGGTCGATGAAGGACTGGTACGAGGCGTAGAAGCCCCCGCAGACGCCGATGACGGTGCCGGACAGGAAGAGCACGAAGTCCTGGTAGAAGGTGGGGTTGACCCCGACGTCACCGGCGGCCTCGACGTCCTCCTTGATGGCCAGCAGGCCCAAGCCGATCCGGGACTTGCGCAACCAGTACGACAGGACGACCACCCCGGCGAGGAGGTAGAGGCCGTACCAGTAGAGCTGGTACTTGGTCGGACCGCTGCCGATCGGCAGGGAGAGGCCGGACGACCCGCCGGTGAAGCTCGTCCAGTACGTCGCGATGAGCCGGGTCGCCTCCCCGACGCCGATGGTGGCGATGCTGAAGTACGGCCCACGCAGCCGAAGCGTCGGGTGACCCCACAGCAGCGCGTACAGCCCGCCGACCATGCCGCCGACGAGCCAGGTCAGCCAGAAGGGCAGACCGAAGGTGATGCCGAGCCGGACGGCGACGAAACCACCGGTGCCGAACATCGCGGCGTGGCCGAAGCTGATCTGGCCGACATACCCGCCGAGCCAGTTCCAGGCCAGGCCGGCCGCCATGAACATGAACGTCAGACCGATGACGTTGTGCAGGTAGGCGCTGATGGGAATCACCAGCGGTGCGAGGTAGAGCACCACGAGCGCGATCACGAAACCCACCACCGCACGCCGCGACAGCCAGGGGACTGGGCGGACGCGGCGCGGCGTGGCGGCGGTCATCGCAGCACCTTCGAGCCGAAGAGACCCGCTGGGCGAACCACCAGGACGACGACGAGCAGCACGAAGCCGACCGCGGCGGTGAGGTACGACGGGACGATGTAGATGGCGAATACCTCCGCGAAAGCGAGGATGAGGGCGCCGAGGCCGATGCCCACGACGCTGCCGAGACCCCCGAGGACGATGATGACGAAGCTCTTGAGCAGCTCGCCCGACCCGAACGACGGGTTGAAGGCGAACAGCGTCGAGGCGAGCACTCCGGCAAGTCCCGCGAGCGCAGTCCCCACGCCGAACGTCAGGGCGTACACGCGCTCCACGTCGATGCCCGCGAGGGTGCTGCTGCCGGGGTTCTCGGCGACTGCCCGGACCGCCTTGCCCGTGTAGGTGCGGGACAGCCACAGCTGAAGCAGGGCGACTGCGACGAGCGAGATGAGGAACACCACGACGCGGTTCACCGAGAACTGGCTCCCGAGGATGCTCACGGAGGCCGTCGAGTAGGACGTCCGCACCGCCTGGTCGTCACCGCTGAACAGGAGGTACGCGATGTTGCGGATGACGAGCCAGACACCGAAGAGCAGGAGCAGGGACTGGACGCCTCCGGCCGCACCTCGCGGCAGGAAGCGAACCAGGCCCTTGTAGACCCCCACACCCACGAAGAAGAAGGCGATCATCACGAGCGGTGCCGCGACGTAGGGGTCGATGTTGAAGTGCGTGAACAGCAGCCACGACACGTAGGCCGAGGCCATGATCATCCCACCGTGAGCGAGATTGACGACCCGAAGGACGCCGTAGATCAACCCGAGTCCATAAGCCATCGAGGCATAGAACCCGGCGAGGAGCACGGCGGACACGGTGAGTGCAATGACCCCGGCCATACCCGTCAGCCCTTGCAGTCCGGGTTGGGGGCCGCGCCCTTACCAGTGGCTACGTCTTCCGGGAAGATGATCGGGGAGGTGCCGTCCGGGAGGTTCTGCTGGACGACGAACGGGTAGTCAGCCTGGCCGCCCTTGGCAGCGGGGAAGCTCAGCTTGCCGCCGGGGAGGATCGAGTCCATCTCCAGCGAGGAGAGGGCGTCGCGAACCTTGGTCTTGTCGACGGACTTGGCGTTGCCCATGGCGGTGAAGAGCGCCCGTGCCGCCTCGTAGGAGACTGCCTGGTACCACTCGGGGTCAGTGCCGTACTTCTTCTTGAAGCTCTCGACGAACGTCTTGTTCAGACCCGAGTTCCCAAGCTGCTTGTTCCACCAGACGGCCGACAGGATGTAGTTGACACCCTCCTGCCCCAAGGCCTTGCGGGCGTCTGCCTCGGTACCACGTGCGCCGTAGGTCTCGACCTTGTTGCACATGCCTGAGCTGAGGTACTGCCGGTGCATCGTGATGAAGTCCGGCAGGTGGGCGTCGACCATGAAGAGGTCGACGTTCGCGGCCTTCACCTTGTTGAGCACGGCGGAGAAGTCCTTGCCGTCCAGCGCGAACGACTCGTCGACGCTCACCTGGAAGTTGCCGGACGAGGCCTGCGCGAAGTCCTGGATCCCCTTCCGGAAGTCCTTGCCGTGGGAGGTGTTCTCCCACACGATGGCGATCTTCGCCGGCTTCGGCAGCGTGCCCGCCTTCTGCTGCTGGTCGATCCACTGCATCTCGGTGGTGGCGAGGTTCTCCACGGTGGCCAACGTGCCGAACACCCACTTGTAGCCCTTGCTGTAGATGGATGTCGCTGCTCCGCCGCCGTTGACGTAGGGGATCTGGTTCTGCTCGGCCACCGTGCTCTGCGCCTCGACGAGCGAGGTGGAGTAGGTGCCGAGGAACGCGTTGACGTTGTCGGAGGTGATGAGGCGCTGGGCGAGGTTCACGGCCTTGGCCTGGTCGCTGGTGTCATCGAGCAGCTTCAGCTCGACCTTGACCTTCTTGCCACCCAGGTCGATCCCTCCGGCAGCGTTGACCTCGTCCACGGCCAGCTCATAACCCTGCTTGTAGCGACCGCCGGTCTTGGACTCGCTGCCCGTCAGCGGCAGCGTCGAGCCAACGACGATCGTGTCGGGGACCTTCCCGGTGTCCCCACCGCTGGTGCCGGTGTTGGACTGCGAGGGTGCACAGCCCGCGACGACCACAGCGGAGGCGGCGAAGACGGCGACGGCTCGCCACGCGCGTCCTCTCAACAGGTCACTCTTCACGGTGCATTCCTTTCGACTGCGGCGGTGTCATCGTTGACCTCCGCCTGGTGGGGTGAAGACAAGAACTCTTCGTCGGTCGACCGGTGGCGGGCCACCTCGGCCAGCACCTGATCCGTGTGTTGCCCGAGAACGGGCGGTGGCAGGCGAATCGCCACGGGCTGGCCATCGATGCGCCACGGGCCGCCCGCCATGCTCACCTCACCCAGGGTGGGGTGCTCGACGCGCAGCTGAAGTCCTCGCCCCTGCACCTCGTCGTCGGCGAAGACCTCGTCGAGGGTGCGGATCGGGCCGGCGGGGACGCCGGCCACCTCCATTCGTCGCAGGACGTCGGCGCTGTCGAGCCCGGTCAGGACGTCGTTGAGGCGTCCGCGCAGCTCCTCCCGGTTGTCGAGGCGCTGGCGGTTGGTGGCGTACCGAGGCTCCTCGCCGACCTCGGGAATGCCGAGGGCAGCGCACAGCCGCTGGAACTGGAGATCGTTGCCCACGCAGATGTTGAGGCTGCCGTCCTTGGTGTCGAAGGTGCCGTAGGGCGCAATGGTGGCGTGCTGGTTGCCCTCCCGGAGCGGCGCCACACCGGTCGCGAAGTAGCGGGTGGCCTGGTAGGCCAGCATCGAGACGAGCGAGTCGAGCATGGCGACGTCGACGACCCCGCCACGTCCGGTGCGCTCGCGTCGGAGCAGGGCGGCGAGGATCCCGTGGGCGGCGAACATGCCGGCCGAGATGTCCCCGACGGGGACACCGGCCTTGAACGGCGGGCCGTCCTGGTCACCCGTCAGGGTCATCCAGCCCGACATGCCCTGGACGATCTGGTCGTATCCGGCGCGAGGCGGCCCGTCGGCGCCGAAGCCGGAGATGGAGCAGTGGACCAGGAGCGGATGACGGGCGGTCAGGGTCGCGGCGTCGAGCCCGAGGCGCTGCGCGGTCCCGGGGCGCCAGTTCTCGACGAGCACGTCACTACCGGCCACCAGGTCGGCTGCGTGCTCGCGCCCCTCCGGGGAGCGCAGATCGAGCTCGATGCTGCGCTTGTTGCGGTTGACCGACAGGAAGTAGGCGGCGGTGTCGTCGACGAACGGGGGGCCCCAGTGGCGTGAGTCGTCGCCGCGCCCTGGCATCTCGACCTTGACCACGTCCGCGCCGAGGTCGGCGAGCAGCATCGTGCAGTAGGGCCCCGAGAGTGCCTGGGTGAAGTCGGCGACCCGAATGCCGTCAAGGGGTGACGCCTGCACGAGCGGCTCCTTTGCGTTTCGTGAGCCATTGGCTAATTGGCTGAGCCACTTGTGTAATGCTTTTCTTCCGCACCTGTCAACGGCAAGACGACGAGGAGGCGCCCCCGTGGCGCAATCGAGACCTGGCCCCAGCCCCCTTCGCCCGGTGCCCCGACCCCGTCTCTACGAGCAGCTCGTGGGGCGGCTCGTGGCGCACATCGAGGACTCCGGGCTCCAGCCGGGCCAGCGTCTGCCCACCGAGCGAGATCTCGCTCGGCGCCTCGGCGTCAGTCGGGCGTCGGTTGCGCAGGCGGTGGTCGCCCTCGAGGTCCAGGGCGTCGTCAGCGTCCGACACGGCGACGGGATCTACCTCCTGCGCATGGTCGACCGACGGGAGTCGGTGCAGGAGCTGGTGAAACGTCGCCAGCAGCTGCCCGACATTCTGGAGGCCCGTGAGGCGATCGAGGTCAAGATCACCGCGCTCGCGGCCGAACGGCGCACCGAGGCGGATCTCCGCGCCATCGAGGCGGCGCTGGACCTCATGGAGCAGGAGGTCGCCGCGGGTGAGCACGGGTTCGACGGCGACATGGCGTTCCATTCGGCGGTCACGACGGCTGCCCACAACGACGTCCTCGCCGGCCTCATGGAACTGCTGGCGACAGCCATCGCGGAGACCCGGCGCGAATCCCTCTCGCAGCCGGGGCGACCGCCCAAGTCGCTCGCCGGCCATCGCCGCATTGCCGAGGCGATTCGCATGGGAGATCCCAATGCGGCCACGCGGGCGGCTCGTCGACACATCCAGCTGGTCGCCGACGTCGCCCTGCTCAAGTGGGGTGAGGACGGCAACGATCGCTGATCGTCGGGTCTCGACGCGCTGCTCTCCCGGGTGGCCCCGCCAAGAAGGCCGAGCCTGCACCCGACCAACCCGGCTGGCTCGCCCGCGACTCGCCCGCGCCGTGCCGTGCACCGCGATGGGTCCGGGTGGTGGCCTAAGGTGGCCGCTGGGAGGGAGGCGCAGATGAGGGCGGAGGTGGGGCCGCAGACGGACGCGGGCGTCGAGCAGTCAGCCGCGCCGCGCACCGATGCGGACGTCCCGGCCTTCTGGCGTGCCCTCGGCCTCCCGGGTCTGGCGGACATCCACATCCACTTCCTGCCCGAGCGCGTGCTGGACAAGGTCTGGGGCGTGTTCGACACGGCCGAGGAACATTACGGCTATCCGTGGCCGATCCAGTACCGCGCGAGCGAGCCGGAGCGGATCGCCCTGCTGCGCACGATGGGGGTGCGCGGCATACCGTCGCTCTGCTATGCCCACCGCCCGGGGATGGCCCGCTGGCTCAACGAGTGGTGCACCGACTTCGCGGCCCGGGTTCCGGACGCCGTCCACTCGGGCACCTTCTACGCCGAGCCGTCCTGCGGCGACGACGTGCGCGACGCGCTCGACGCCGGCGCCCGGCTCTTCAAGCTGCACGTCCAGGTGGGCCGGCTACGACCGGACGACCCGGTGCTCGATCCGGCGTGGGGACTGCTCGAGGACGCCCAGGCGCCGCTCGTCCTCCACGCGGGTTCGGCGCCCAGGCGGGGCGAGCACACCGGGCCCGAGCCGGTCCGTGAACTGCTGCGCCGGCACCCGCGGCTCGTGCTCGTCATCGCGCACATGGGGATGTCCGAGTACACCGAGTTCGCCGATCTCGCAGCGGCCTACGACGGAGTCCACCTCGACACGACGATGGTGGGCACTGACTTCATGGAGCGCGTCGCGCCATTCCCGCGCGAGGCGCTCGACCAGGTCCGCGACCTCGGCCACAAGGTCGTGCTCGGCACCGACTTCCCCAACATCCCGTACCCCTACGCCCACCAGTTGGAGGTCCTCGCCCGCTGGGACATGGGGGATGATTGGATGCGAGCAGTCCTGTGGGAGAATGGCGCTCGCCTCATGGGCCTGAGCGATCCCCAGGTCTGACACCGGAGCTCGAACCCTCCTCCGCACGTGGTCCAGCGCGGTGTCCGATCGGCCGACAGCGCCACCCGGAGCATCACCTCGATCTCCGGCTCGACTCGCTCGCGAAAGGCGGTCACCAGGTCATCGTCCATCCACTGACGTCCTTCCGTCACGGGCGGGGAACCCGGTGGCGGTCGCAAGACCTTCCCGGACCCGTGAAGAAGTTCGGTCACCGTCGTGGGCCCGAACCCCAGCACCCACGAACCGCAGGTGGGCCCGCTGAGCCAGCTCAGCGGCATACGGCAGCCGTATGCCGCTGGGCTCGGTCGACGAGTCAACGCAGGTCGCGCGGGCGGTTGGGCTCTTGCGTCAGGTACCTGCGGCACGACAGTCCCACCGGCGCGTCCGGTTCGGCGAACGCGTCGACGCCATCGACCAGGATGCTCGGCGATCCGTGGAACTCCGCCTGAGCGCGGTCCCAACAGCTACCGGGTCCGGCAACGCGAGCAGGCCTCCCTCGAGGCCGAGCTCGCCCGCCTCCTCACGTTCAGCGAGCGACTCGACCGCAGACTGCGCGGACGGCCGGATCTGCACGATCCTCGCCGCGCCCACCAGCGGTTGATCGCGCCGGATCACCGTCAGGCCCGGCTCTCGGGCCCGCCCTGCGTGAGGACTCGCTCGAAGACCGTGAGGTGCGCATCGACCATCCGCTCGGCGTCGAATCGGCTGACGGCCTCGGCGCGGCAGGCGCTCCGATCGATGAGATGGAGCCGCGAGACCGCGGCAACCGCCTGGTCGGCGTCGGCCACCAGCCAGCCCGTGACGCCGTCCCGGAGGATCTCCGGCATGGACCCGAGCGGTGTCGCGATGACCGGGGTGCCGGTGGCGAGGGCCTCGACGACGGAGAGCCCGAACGGCTCGGCGAAGCTGATGAGGTGGAGCAGCGCCCGGGCGCCCCCGAGGAGCCGGTCGCGTTCCTCGGGACCCACCGGGCCCACGTACGACATGTCCCGACCGTTGACGTGCGGGGCAACGGCCTCGCGGAAGTAGGCCTCGTCCTGGACGATGCCCGCGATGACGAGGGGGACGCCGCAACGCCGGGCAACCTCCACAGCGAGGTGGGTCCCCTTGTCCGGGTGGATCCGGCCGAGGAACAGCAGGTAGTCGTCAGGTGTCGGGACGAACGTGAATCGGGACAGGTCGATGCCGTGGTGGATCGTGGCGGTGTAGTGCAGGTCGGGGTGGCGGTTGGCGTCACTGATCGCGACGTAGTGGGCGATGTCGTCGTAGGCCCGGTAGGCGGCCACGATCTGCGGGGACGAGAAGCCGTGGATCGTCGTCACCACCGGCGTCGACACGAGCCGGCTGTAGGTGAGGGGCATGAAGTCGAAATGGTTTGCGATCAGATCGAACTCGCTGGCGCGCTCGAAGACGGCAGCGTTGTGCAACGCCTCCCACAGCTTGGCGTCCAGGCGGGAGTCTTCCTCGTAGCCCGTCGGCGCGGTGGGGTGCAGCCGAGCCGAGGTCTCGGAGTCGGCGGAGGCGAACAGCGTCACCTCGTGGCCCCGGGCGACGAAGCCCTCGGTCAGCGTCGAGGCGATCTGTTCCCACGGCCCGTAGCCTCGTGGCGGCAGTCGATGGGCGATGGACGCGATGACGCCGATCTTCACGTGGGTTCCCTGTCGCAGCTCGACGGCAGAGGCACACAGCGTGGTCCGCATCGGTTCGCCGAGCCTACGCCTCGTGGAGCGGCGGGCAGCGGGAACCACGTCGTCCGCCGCCGCCCTCAGGGGCGGCTGCTACCCTCGGACCATCGGTGTGCCTCGGTTGGACGAGGCCCTGTCACTGACGAAGTCGTCGTGATCGAACCCCTCTCGTGCACTCACCGGAGGAGTACCCGCGGCGCAGTTCGCGCGCACTCCCGGCTTCCGTAATGGCCGTCTTCGGCGTCAGCCTGTCGCCGTTGGATCGGGAAGGCACCCACGTGTCGACGTCCTACGGATTTCTCAGCACCTACCCACCGACCCAGTGCGGACTGGCCACGTTCACCTCGGCCCTCGTGTCGAGCCTGCGATCACCGCGTGACGTGGTCGGGATCGTGGACGTCGTCGACGTCGCGAGCTCACGGCGGCCAGCCGAGGTGCGCCACCAGTGGGTCCGCGGCCAGCGCGGGGGCGCAGAGTCGGCTGCCGCCCGGCTCAACGGCTTCGACATCGTCCTCGTCCAGCACGAGTACGGCATCTTCGGCGGACCTGACGGTCAGGACGTGCTCGACGTCGTCCGCGCGGTCACCCGACCGGTCATCACGGTCCTGCACACGGTCCTGAACACGCCGACCTTGCGCCAGAAGGCGATCCTGGACGAGCTCATCCTCCTGTCGGACACGGTCGTGACGATGACGCTGACGGCCAAGGAACGCCTGGTCCACCGCTACCTGGTGGACGGCGCCAAGGTCATGGTCATCCCGCACGGGGCCATCGACACCCGGGTCGGGGACCAGGCCAGCGCCCGGCTGAGCGGCGGTCGGACTGCCGCCCGCGCGGCCGGGGAGGGACCCATCGTCCTCACCTGGGGGCTGTTGGGCGAGGGCAAGGGGATCGAGTGGGGGATCTCGGCCATGGCTCAGCTCCGGGACATTCATCCGGCCCCGAGGTACCACGTCGTCGGGCAGACCCATCCCAAGGTCCTCGAACGCGACGGGGAGGCCTACCGCCACGGGCTCGAGGCCAGGGCGCGCGAGCTCGGGGTCGACGACGTCGTCACCTTCGACGCGCGGTACCTGGCCACGGGAGAGCTGGGCCGCCTCGTGCAGGAGGCCGACGTCATCCTCTTGCCGTACGACTCTCGTGAACAGGTGACCTCGGGCGTCCTGGTGGAGGCCGTGACGGCCGGCAAACCGGTCGTCTCCACTGGCTTCCCCCATGCCGTCGAGCTGCTGTCCAGCGGGGCTGGGCTGCTCGTCGAGCGGCAGAACCCCGCGGCGATCGCCGCTGCCCTGAGGAGGGTGCTCACCGAGCCCGGCCTCGCAGGGAGTCTCGCCGCGGAGGCCGACCGACTCAGCCCCGCGTTGCTCTGGAGTGCCGTGGCGCAGCAGTACCGGGACCTTGCCTCCTCGGCCCTCGACACCGAGTCGGACCGGGTCAGCGCGTGACCCGCCCGGCGGGTTCGGGCCTCTCGTTCAGCCATCTCGGACGCCTCAGTGACGCGACGGGTCTCTTCGAGCACGCAGAGCGCACCGAGCCGAGACTGGAGCACGGGTACTGCGTGGACGACGTGGCTCGTGGGCTGGTCGTCACCGCTCGCGAGCCGGCGCCGGAAGAGGCCACGGCGGCACTGGCCATGACCTACCAGCGTTTCCTGGCCGGCGCCCAGGACCTGGACGGCGGGATGCGGAACCGTCTCGGTGCCAACCTGGTCTGGCAGGACGACGCGGGTGTGGAGGACTGCTGGGGTCGCGCGCTCTGGGGCCTGGGCACCGCAGCTGCCCGCTCATGCTCGCCACGCCTCGCTGCGGAGGCCCTGGCCCTCTTCGAGGTCAGCGCCGCCAGGCGGTCACCGTGGACGCGCGCGATGGCCTTCGCCGCCCTCGGCGCCGCCGAGGTGCTCACGATCCATCTCGCCCACCCGGCGGCCCGCAGCCTGCTGGCTGACGCGGCCGCCATGATCGACCCGGTGGAGTCCGCCGCCACGTCGGCGCCCCCCGAGTGGCCCTGGCCGGAGGAACGGCTGCGCTACGCCAACGCGGTCCTGCCCGAGACCCTGCTCGCCGCGGGAGACCTCCTGGGTGAGCCGCGCTGGGTCGCCCGCGGACTTGCCCTGCTCGAATGGCTCCTCGCCACCGAGACCGCCGGCGGTCACCTGTCGGTCACCCCGGTGGGCGGGTGGGCGCGCGGCGAACCCCGGCCCGCCTTCGACCAGCAGCCCATCGAGGTCGCGGCGCTGGCAGACGCCTGCGCCCGGGCCCACGACCTGACCGGGCACCCTCAGTGGGCCGACGCGACCCTCCAGTGCGCCGCGTGGTTCGAGGGAGCCAACGACGTCGGGATCGCGATGGTGGACCCGGTGAGTGGCGGCGGCTTCGACGGCCTCGAGGCCGACGGCCGCAACGAGAACCAGGGCGCCGAGTCCACCCTCGCCATGCTCTCGACGTTCCAGCGGGCCAGCCGGCTCCGAGTCGGCGACGTCGCGGGACGCGTCCTCGTCCCGATGCCGTGAGCTATCAGGCGGACCTCGTCCGGCGGAGCCCGGTCGTCCTGCGCCCCGACTCGCGGCGGGTCATCGCGCGACCGTTCCTGCCTGGTCACGAGCTGCCGAGCCAAGGGATCTCACGTGCTGACTCGGTCGTGCAGAGGCTCGTCGCCCTGCCCGAGATGGACGTGGAGAAGACGCTGGCCGCCACGCTTGCGGCACACGCGGGGAGACACGCCGACCTCTTGGCCTCCTTCCGGGAGCACTACGAGCTGGTCGCTCACCGCGTCCCCTCCGGTGCGGGCATCTCTTCGGACCGAGCGGACCTCATCGGTGCATATCTCACCCACGAGTACGCCATCGAGGCGGCAGCGCTCTTCAACCCTTCCATCGCCGCACATCCGGACCAGAGCGGCCTCGAGCCGGGCGAGATCAGGTTCATCATGACGGCCCGGGCCGTCGGGGAGGGTCACGTCTCCAGCGTCGAGTTCCGCACGGGGACCCTGGCGGCGCACGACGTCGTTCGGCTCGACGAGGCGCGGACTCACCTCACCACCGGTCGGATGACGCAGAGCCCGATGTCGACCGAGTTCCTGCGAGAGGCGCTGGACGAGGACGGCGACGCGGTCACGGCCCAGAGCGTCCTCGGCCGCCTGCCCGAGCAGTTCACCGCGCCACAGCTGGAGGCCGTCCTCGCATCGAGCGAGCTCGACAGCCCCCGGCGCAGCGGGCCCGACGGACTTCTCGACCGGATCCGCCGGATGGCCGCCAGCACCTATGAGCTCACCTTCCCCACCACGAGCGACCTGTCGGAGCGGGTGATCTTCCCGAGGACCGAAGCGGAGAGCCACGGGATCGAAGATGCCCGCCTGGTGCGGTTCACCGACGACGACGGGAGCATCCGCTACTACGCCACGTACACCGCCTACGACGGGTCCGGCATCGCGCCGCACCTGTTGA is a genomic window containing:
- a CDS encoding CaiB/BaiF CoA transferase family protein, coding for MQASPLDGIRVADFTQALSGPYCTMLLADLGADVVKVEMPGRGDDSRHWGPPFVDDTAAYFLSVNRNKRSIELDLRSPEGREHAADLVAGSDVLVENWRPGTAQRLGLDAATLTARHPLLVHCSISGFGADGPPRAGYDQIVQGMSGWMTLTGDQDGPPFKAGVPVGDISAGMFAAHGILAALLRRERTGRGGVVDVAMLDSLVSMLAYQATRYFATGVAPLREGNQHATIAPYGTFDTKDGSLNICVGNDLQFQRLCAALGIPEVGEEPRYATNRQRLDNREELRGRLNDVLTGLDSADVLRRMEVAGVPAGPIRTLDEVFADDEVQGRGLQLRVEHPTLGEVSMAGGPWRIDGQPVAIRLPPPVLGQHTDQVLAEVARHRSTDEEFLSSPHQAEVNDDTAAVERNAP
- a CDS encoding FadR/GntR family transcriptional regulator, with the translated sequence MPRPRLYEQLVGRLVAHIEDSGLQPGQRLPTERDLARRLGVSRASVAQAVVALEVQGVVSVRHGDGIYLLRMVDRRESVQELVKRRQQLPDILEAREAIEVKITALAAERRTEADLRAIEAALDLMEQEVAAGEHGFDGDMAFHSAVTTAAHNDVLAGLMELLATAIAETRRESLSQPGRPPKSLAGHRRIAEAIRMGDPNAATRAARRHIQLVADVALLKWGEDGNDR
- a CDS encoding amidohydrolase family protein; translation: MRAEVGPQTDAGVEQSAAPRTDADVPAFWRALGLPGLADIHIHFLPERVLDKVWGVFDTAEEHYGYPWPIQYRASEPERIALLRTMGVRGIPSLCYAHRPGMARWLNEWCTDFAARVPDAVHSGTFYAEPSCGDDVRDALDAGARLFKLHVQVGRLRPDDPVLDPAWGLLEDAQAPLVLHAGSAPRRGEHTGPEPVRELLRRHPRLVLVIAHMGMSEYTEFADLAAAYDGVHLDTTMVGTDFMERVAPFPREALDQVRDLGHKVVLGTDFPNIPYPYAHQLEVLARWDMGDDWMRAVLWENGARLMGLSDPQV
- a CDS encoding glycosyltransferase family 4 protein; translated protein: MRTTLCASAVELRQGTHVKIGVIASIAHRLPPRGYGPWEQIASTLTEGFVARGHEVTLFASADSETSARLHPTAPTGYEEDSRLDAKLWEALHNAAVFERASEFDLIANHFDFMPLTYSRLVSTPVVTTIHGFSSPQIVAAYRAYDDIAHYVAISDANRHPDLHYTATIHHGIDLSRFTFVPTPDDYLLFLGRIHPDKGTHLAVEVARRCGVPLVIAGIVQDEAYFREAVAPHVNGRDMSYVGPVGPEERDRLLGGARALLHLISFAEPFGLSVVEALATGTPVIATPLGSMPEILRDGVTGWLVADADQAVAAVSRLHLIDRSACRAEAVSRFDAERMVDAHLTVFERVLTQGGPESRA
- a CDS encoding glycosyltransferase — encoded protein: MAVFGVSLSPLDREGTHVSTSYGFLSTYPPTQCGLATFTSALVSSLRSPRDVVGIVDVVDVASSRRPAEVRHQWVRGQRGGAESAAARLNGFDIVLVQHEYGIFGGPDGQDVLDVVRAVTRPVITVLHTVLNTPTLRQKAILDELILLSDTVVTMTLTAKERLVHRYLVDGAKVMVIPHGAIDTRVGDQASARLSGGRTAARAAGEGPIVLTWGLLGEGKGIEWGISAMAQLRDIHPAPRYHVVGQTHPKVLERDGEAYRHGLEARARELGVDDVVTFDARYLATGELGRLVQEADVILLPYDSREQVTSGVLVEAVTAGKPVVSTGFPHAVELLSSGAGLLVERQNPAAIAAALRRVLTEPGLAGSLAAEADRLSPALLWSAVAQQYRDLASSALDTESDRVSA
- a CDS encoding glycoside hydrolase family 130 protein translates to MSYQADLVRRSPVVLRPDSRRVIARPFLPGHELPSQGISRADSVVQRLVALPEMDVEKTLAATLAAHAGRHADLLASFREHYELVAHRVPSGAGISSDRADLIGAYLTHEYAIEAAALFNPSIAAHPDQSGLEPGEIRFIMTARAVGEGHVSSVEFRTGTLAAHDVVRLDEARTHLTTGRMTQSPMSTEFLREALDEDGDAVTAQSVLGRLPEQFTAPQLEAVLASSELDSPRRSGPDGLLDRIRRMAASTYELTFPTTSDLSERVIFPRTEAESHGIEDARLVRFTDDDGSIRYYATYTAYDGSGIAPHLLSTTDFETFSMRPQLGLAAKNKGMALFPRRIGGSYWSLSRWDRESISVASSVDALRWGQPVTVLRPTQPWELIQLGGCSSPLETAEGWIVITHGVGPMRTYGLGAVLLDLDDPTLVLGALTEPLMTAAPDERDGYVPNVLYSCGGLIRDETIVLPYGCSDSSIRFAFIDLPGLLSRLLADPGTVPASER